The Oscarella lobularis chromosome 8, ooOscLobu1.1, whole genome shotgun sequence nucleotide sequence GGTAACTCCGGAAAACGAGGGCGGCCATGCACTCGGAAGTGTCATACGTCGGtcgcgaaacgtcgactcgaTACAAAAGCCACGAATTCTTTTTGATGTACGTGTTGAAAAAGTGATCGGGCTTCCATGCACTCGACGAAGACAGAGtcacgttcgtcgtctttcgtcaaccacacgccgtcgacggccgACCGAAAGGATCTCGGAGTCttttgcgacgtcgacgcgcgaattgtcgtcggcgagaacgagcgTACGCGCGACGGTTGTCGTCCCGTTCGCCGCCATCTCGTTCATCTCAATCATGAGAAGCGTGTACGGTGGATTGTactaagaaaacgaaatggGCGTCGGAACGGGCTGCTCGCGCGTCGCGTGCTGAAGAACGTGACCGCGCGCCGGATAAACGGCCTTGACGGCGAACCGCTGATCGGTTCGAGTGAATAAACGGCCCAGTTGTAGGTGAGGGTGCATGACGTTAGGCAAGTCTAGCCGTTCCAGTAGACGTCGAAGCCACCGCGACTGTGGCCCGAACATTGGGACTGACGTCGAAGATGGCTGCGCTTCGACCCAGCTTGGCGATTTGGTTGCAGTTGCCATTCCAAATTGAAAGCGGCTTTCGGAAGTTGAATGGCACTTTAGATTGATCTGCAGATGGTAGAGATACTCCActataagaaaaataaaaaatatatattctTTACTGTAATCGTAGGttcgttcaacttttcgtCGCTGAAGGGGCCCGAGCCTACTTTCGTTGAAGCGGAGACTCTAATTCCGTACAGTACTCCGTATATTTCTGTAACTGCGTCAGCAAGTGATTAGTCGCATTTGGCATTATATTGGTGATGGTCCTAGATGGACCAAACGACGACTCGCCTGCCCGAACTCTATACTCAATGGTGTAGGAAGTAATAATCCCATTTCGCTTTTCAAATTCAACAGGCAGCCAAGAAACGAGAATCGATTGCGAGCTCATTGCTGAGACTGCGACATTATAGTAGGAGGACCGTCCGGTTCTATAAGAGAAAAGCTGCCTGAAGCGTTGAAAGAACAAACACGAAGAATCTCACCAGCTTGGGCTGTTTGCACAACACTTCCCCTCTCCGATTCCATTCACTGCCTCGATCAGCCCTTCATACGACTGAAGATCTTCGACAGCCGTTCTAACGCTGTCTTTTCTGATTCCGAGAAGATTCGTTCGGTCGTTCTGTTTATCCGGGACAAACACGAAGTCGTTGGCAACAGTGCGCAACCGAAATGTCGGTCGAAAATGCGTTTTGCTGTACCCGAGCTCGATTTGGAGCGACATTTCTTAACGAAATGCGACTTTTTCAATGCCCATCTCAATACATAGATCATTGCCTTCGACTCGTAAGCGCAGATCGCGAATGGCTGACTGTTGGACTGAAGAACGAGCTGcttttaatattttttcaggCCTACATTCCGCAAAACggtctttctcgtctttcgGCAGCCAATCATGAGCGAGAAGCGTCTCCACCAATCAAAAATGTCCATAGACGAATATATATGTGGTAACCtaaaatttaatattgaattgTTTGCACAGGAATCGGAGAAGGATTCTGATATTAATGCACAAAATGAAGTgggtatgacgtcactaatgTTGGCTTCTCAAGACGGAAATCAAGACAAAGTGAAAATGTTGATAAAACGAGGCGCTAgtgtcgacgtcaatgacaaagagaaaaagacagCAATCCATTGGGCGGCTACTCACAAAGTCACTCAATTGCAAATTAGAATATTAATAATGCTTGATGTTAATATTACTAGAATGGAATAAAATGCGTCAAATTGCTTTTGGACCATTCCAAAATTTTGCTTCAATCGCAGGACATTTTTCAACAGAGCATCACTCACATAGCTGCAATTCACGTATGCAATGTACTTTACGTATTTGTTTATTCTAATCGTATTTGTTGGTTGGAAAAGGGGCACGTTTCTATATTGCAACATGTGGCAAAGAAAGGCTGTTCTCTCACCGCTCGTGACGTAATTGGATGCTGTGCTTTACATTGGGCATCATTCATGAATCAGGCATTTATTACTACATTAACTTTTATATACCATATATTCTAGTAATTAATTTAGGTTGACTGTGtccgctttcttctctcgcaAAAGTATGGAGATTCTGGGCTAAATTGCAAAGACAAAAGTGGCGCGTTGCCAATTCATTATGCAGCTGTGCGAGGCAATAGCAACATTGTCACCATGTTGACAGAGAAGGTACATAAGAAAAGGAGTTCAATGAAAATGTTTAATTTTTGGCTATTTAGATAAATCAGCTTCATGAAGTTGATGCCAATGGATTTTCCCCGTTGGCTTGGGCGCTTTTTAGTGAATCTGTCGAGTCGGTGGAAATGATGATTACACTTGGAGCCAATGTTTCTTTTCAGGATAGCAAAGTACAATAATGCGTTATTACTTCAACAAAATGTTAATTATTTGAAAGGGACGTGCCATTCTTCATCTTGCTGCTCAACTTGGCTTATCTCCAGTGTGCCAAGTCCTCACTTCTCACGGAGCAAatgtaaataaatattcatAGATTCATTACGCAGTCTTTGCATACAATTCAATTAGATTCACGCGGCTGATAAAAGCCAATCAATTCCACTTCTTCTTGCCTCCAAACACGGTCACGCACATACAACTGACTATCTAATACAATGTGGTTCAAGTACAATAGCAACTGATGACAAGCACAGGTTTCTAAATTGGAGAGTCGCGTTTGAAGACTCCTTTTTTTAAACATAAGCAATTAGAACGGCTGTCCACTTGGCTGCCAGATCTGGGCATGCCGACGTGGTAAAGCTTCTTCTCGATAGTGGAGCTGAGCGAGACGCAAGTGATATTAATTCAGCCAGGTAACTGAAAAGGagggaaaaaataaaaaagaaatgcgGTACAAGTTCTGCTTCTATAATTAGAGCAATTCAACTAGCAGCTGAGTCGGGACGAACAGAAGTCATTCGCCTCTTACTCCAGTAACGTTATAAGATCTCATGCATCAGTATAATCTTATTGACTTACTTCAGACGTGGCGCTGATGCTCATGTAATTGGGCCTGATGGCCGCAACTTGCTACACAAGGCAGCAGCAAACGGCTTCACGGAAAGTTGTCGCATTTTAGTCGCAGCCGGTGTCTCAGTTAACGCAGTAGACAAATCAATGAAGAGGCATGCACGCACCGAGAATAGCAACATACACTCAGGAAATAGAAAACTATTTAGATTGACTCCCTTTGATTTGGCTCTCATGGGAAAGCACAAGTCCTGCGttgattttctgacgtcatgcgGGGGTCACACGACGGGACATTTTTACCGATCGGCCTCATTGATACAAGCCTGGTGGAAATTCAAACGCTCTGAAGTAAAATACGGGTAGACGAAATGTTTTATATGATGTATTAGCCGTTGCTTACGTGTAGCACAGAGAAGGTATTGCTAGGGAACATGCTACACTAGTGCTTCAGTGTTCCGCAAGGCAATTGTTAGCGAGAGTGCACGCTAGACGAATGAAAGATTTGCAGGTACTGCAGTATATGATATAAGAGACTTCATATTTCACTTCAGATTCATTATAGAAGCGCGTTGAAAATCGAGCTGCCTGCGTTATACAGAAGCACTGGAAAGCGTACATTGCCCAGAAAAGGCGATATGAAGCCAGCTATGCCATGCTCAAAGCAAAACTAGCCAAGTAATAatatcaataaaaattattactTTGGCTAAATTTCTGATGTAAAGggaacgagaaaaagcgttgGTTGCATTGAAACTTATACGAGAGCAGGAACACTCTAGCGTGGTGCCTCCTATTAATATTCCTTCCGCTTATTATCCAAAGAGGTGTGTTGAGTGTTAATGAAGATTGATGATCCTATTTAAACCGAAATCATGTTCTAGACGATTAGTTATAGCGCCATCGCCTCCCATGAGAAACGCTTCCGATGAGTCTCAAGTAGTCGAAGGGGCCAAGTGTCCTCCTATtgtggaagaagaaaagaaggaaacgGCGAAGGTGGAAGAAGTAGAGgagacgccgccgccaccgccgtctCCACGAAAGGAAGTCAAATTGCCAGAAATCGAAAGTTCTCAGACGTTTTTTCTatcaaaatcgaaaaaatccAATGGGAGAGAACGTGGAATCGTCGCCACATTAGAGAAACAAGTTTGACCTCCTAATACTCTATTTATCCGATTTGTTATGCTCTTGATTAGAACTCCACTCTCTTACAAAGTGTCATGGAAAGGGATCGGGAAATTCAACGCCTccgcgaagaaaatcgtcgactaTCAAGCCTCCAACAATTCCAGGTATGGAGAAATTATAGTTATGCACACTCAAAATAATGGTTTTTCAGGCAAGAGAATTGGCTGTCATCCGTGAGCGCGTTCAAGTGAAACAAATGACCATTGATCCTTCCCCTCCGCTGACTGGAAGGGCAACACAGCTGCATTCAGGAGAAACAAGCGTTAGCAACACGTCCCTGCACTCCTTCGTGGCAGCAAACGCAAAGAGACGACAGCAAGTGGAGCGAAAGAGTCAGAAAGCAAAGCGGAACGAGAaacaagagagaaaagagtcAGAACATAAACTACGCATTGATCAATACAAGGAGCGCTGTGAAGAATTGAGGAGGGTCATACAGGCCATCAAGGAAATGCAAGCCATGCTCAAAAGCCAAGTAGCggatttattaattgattaattaattaattaattaattaatgtgtTTTTATTAGAATGGGAGACAGGCAATGAAGGAGAGTCGCGCTGAATTGAAGGATAAGATCAAAGCGGCTTTAGAAGATGTCATTCGACTTCGATCTGAGATTGATGCACTTGAAAGTCAGATTAAATAGTTGACATCAAACGGTGCAGTACCACCGGTAGTAGCGAATacaaaattgaagaaaaagttagTCAGtcaaacgagaagaaaagagtGGGAATTATCCCATGACGGCTTGGTCGACAACGTCCTAAATAATTCTTTATTCATAATcccttttttctctaattaagATATTACTTTCAAATGCTTAAGTTTTTGCGTCCAATCCCTGGCCGCAATGACTGGAATAGCTGCGTGTATCAATTTTGCGGCCTTTGTGACGTTGCTTTTGAACATGTCAACAACGTGCTGAACGGTAACCTAATTACAATCTCAATTAACCCCaatataaattattttattgatcTCTCActccttcctcctcttctttccaACTGTCATAGTCGGTTGGCAAGGCAATGCAGCAATAGCACATGCTAGCCTCTTTAGCGAGCACTACTTCCGGCACGGTTGTCATGCCGATAATATCGGCACCCCAACTTCGAAATAATTTCGATTCGGCTCGAGTTGAGAATCGGGGGCCCTCAATTGTAACAGTTGTCGCCTCGATTTTGTAATGATCTATGTTCTCTTTTTGGCACACGTCCACGAGAATTTGCCTCGTTTCTAGGCAAAACGGTTCTGCCATGGGCACGTGACAAACGCCTGGATATGCCTCCGTAGAATTGTCAAAAAACGTCTGCCGACGACTCGTTGTTCGATCGATGAATTGGGTGGGAAAAACTAGGGTTCCAGGATGCACGTTTTCCCGAAGGGAACCGTGGGCGTTGGTTGCTAGGATGTGAGTACATCCCAATGATTTGAGAGCGTGAATGTTCGCCCGATAGTTAATCCTGGAAGGCATAATCTTGTGACCCTTTGCATGACTAGTAATatgaatttttaaattaatatttagtgggcgtgggcgtgtaaccgagaaagaaagacgcAATCGATTCCGCTCACTTTTCCCGTGATAAGTTTATCGGAGGGCTATACAGAGTAAGTTTGAGATGTGCacttttcaaaaaatgaattttttattacgGGTCCGAAAGGAGTTTCGACGATCATCTCCTTCCTGTCTTCGATTTCGAACACGGAAGCATCCTCTACCCCAGATCCACCAATGATTCCAATCTAGAAAGCGATACCCTCCAAAACTGCCTTTTTGTCTGCTCTTTTCTTTACTTTCACAGAAGTGGCCATTTCTAGTACGGGCTCTTTGTCTGCGCAAACGGGCTACTCCGCGTTTCTAAGCAACTTGGCTTTGTTCCtctttgatatcaattctcAACAAAATTCTTACAATTCCTCGAGATGgcagcgacgtcgcgacaCGAATACGAAATGAAGATGAAGTGCAAGAAAGCGGCGACTAAAACGACGGATCCGGTCGAACTTTTGAGACTCAAATGCCTCGAACGGGGCGCGAGCGGAATCAAGGGTCTTGGCAGGCAAGTCGGCGCTCACGCTAATGCAATCATCGCTATACTGTTGACTTCTGTTGCCATATACAGAACGTTTCGCATAATGGACGATGACGGAAACAAGAAACTCGACTATAGAGAGTTCGAAAAGGGAATTTATGATTACGGTCTCGATTTGGAACCGGAAGTGAGACCTTGACGAAGTAAACTGACACCGATTCATATTTTGgatttgattctaaggaaaTTAAAGCCATGTTTCAAAAATTCGATACGGACAGAAGCGGAACGCTGGATTTTGATGAATTTCTCAAAGCACTGAGGGTACAGTGTAGAGGGAAATAAATTTACACTGCAAATATTACTTGTTTTTGATAGCCTCCTATGAATAAAGCAAGGAAGTCAATTATATTAAAAGCCTTTCACAAGTTGGATAAATCAGGAGATGGAGTTATTACTACAGAGGACTTGAAAGGGTGGGTATAGAGAGAAACAGAAATACACGGTATCATTTTGTACAAAATCAAGGACATATAATGCAAATCAGCATCCAAAGTTCCGAAACGGAGAGTGGACTGAAGAGAaggtttttctttcatttctatCAAATTTTGACTCACCTGATGATCCAGATGGAAAGGTAAGGAATCAACTCTGTATTGAATTATCGCTAAAAGAACCTTATTCTTGTCAAGGTAACACGAGAGGAATTTATCAATTATTATTCAGGCGTGAGTGCATCCATTGACAGTGACGCGTATTTTGATCTCATGATGAGGTCGGCATGGAAGTTgggttaattaaacaatcaataaatatcACACATTCACACGTGCACGAGCGAATAACCCGGATGTGACTATGCCTCGAGGAAAGGGACGTCGAAaacttcgtcgcgacgacgaaacgaggGAACTTCGTGACGTATCGAGTCAATTGGAAACCGTACGAGTGATAGCGATACAAATCGAACCTAAAACGCGCGCCTGTAGGTGAACAGTGCTGAAATCGTGAAATTCTCCGACATTCCTCTATCGAAAAAATCATTAGACGGTCGGTATTAGGATAAACAAAACTTACTATTCtattcgacttcgtcgcgaagGCCTACGAGAGTCCGGGTATTCGGAAGTAACAGAAATTCAGCGCGAAGCGATTCCATTGGCTCTTCAAGGGCGCGACGTGTTAGGAGCCGCCAAAACTGGATCCGGGAAAACGCTGGCATTTCTGATCCCAGTATTCTCATTATTTTACTTATTGGACTATTTTTttgtcaataattaaataggtGTTGGAACGACTTTGGGCTGGTCAGTGGACTCCGCTGGATGGAGTCGTTGCATTGATTATATCGCCTACGAGAGAATTGGTAAatatattaataatttaattttgtatttaattttctttggATAGGCGTATCAAATTTTCGAGGTTCTTTGCAAAGTTGGTAAGAATCACGATTTTTCAGGCGGACTTGTAATTGGAGGAAAAGTGGGTGTAACataaacaattaattaactaaagAACTTGATGTTCTAATTAGAACTTGAAAGAGGAGCAAGAGCGAATTCAAAAGACAAATATTTTAGTTTGCACTCCGGGACGTCTTCTCCAGCACATGGATCAAACAGCTCACTTCTACTGTGACAATTTGCAACTACTGGGTAACGCAATaaaatcttaattaattcattaattagtTAAATGGCagtcattattattatgctTATTCTTATTAGTTTTGGATGAAGCGGATCGGATTTTGGATTTGGGGTTTTCTCATGCAATCAATGCAATTATTGAGAATTTGCCCAAGAAAAGGCAAACCCTTCTTTTTTCAGCGACGCAGACGAGGTAAACGCGTCCAGATtgtaaatttatttattatcttaattaataataggTCTGTTCGGGATTTGGCGAGATTGAGTCTGAGGGATCCTGAATACGTGTCTGTTCATGAAAACGCTCGCTTTAGCACGCCACATCAGCTGAAACAAGTGAGTAAAAGggatcattaattaattaacttatTTTTCTTGTTGTTTTTAGAAATATATTGTCTGCGATTTGCCTGAAAAATTAaacgttctcttttcgtttttgaaaaGTCACACCAAACTGAAATTGCTCATATTTTTATCAAGTTGCAAACAGGTATGACTTGGGGGAGGGAGATTCTGTACCGCGATCAATCACGTTCTAATGCAGGTGAAATTTGTCTatgaaacgtttcgtcgactgAGACCCGGATTACCGATCATGGCCCTTTACGGAAGACAAAAGCAATTGAAGAGAATGGCAATTTACGAAGACTTTTGCCGGCGAAGTGCTGCTGCACTATTTGCCACAGATGTAGCAGCGCGAGGCCTTGGCAAGACAAAGAGAATCAGAGAAAATAATCATTGACATATGTATGTACCAGATTTTCCCGCCGTTCATTGGGTTGTTCAAGTAGACTGTCCCGAAAATGTTGACACCTATATTCATAGAGTTGGCAGGACTGCTAGGTGCTTGGATAGTCGGATTCTAATTTAGATTTGAATTTGAACGAGGTAATTATGCTTTAGATATGAAAAAGATGGTCAAGCTTTATTAATTCTTATGCCTTCGGAATCGGAAGGAATGCTCAAGGTATCCTATTTCTTTATTGACTAttatttttgattaattgatgagtcgattttgaaggttcttgaagaaaaacgaattcctattgaagaaattcagtCAGAAACATTCAAATATAATTCCTATTGATTTATGTTGATGAACTAGGATTAATCCTAAAAAGGTTTTttccgtgacgtcaaaattggCTGCGTTTTGCGCGCAGGACACCGAAATGAAGCACTGGGCACAGAGAGTATGTATTGAGGATTGTTTGCATCTCTAATTAGCTTTGC carries:
- the LOC136190381 gene encoding inversin-like translates to MSVENAFCCTRARFGATFLNEMRLFQCPSQYIDHCLRLAYIPQNGLSRLSAANHEREASPPIKNESEKDSDINAQNEVGMTSLMLASQDGNQDKVKMLIKRGASVDVNDKEKKTAIHWAATHKNGIKCVKLLLDHSKILLQSQDIFQQSITHIAAIHGHVSILQHVAKKGCSLTARDVIGCCALHWASFMNQVDCVRFLLSQKYGDSGLNCKDKSGALPIHYAAVRGNSNIVTMLTEKINQLHEVDANGFSPLAWALFSESVESVEMMITLGANVSFQDSKGRAILHLAAQLGLSPVCQVLTSHGANIHAADKSQSIPLLLASKHGHAHTTDYLIQCGSSTIATDDKHRTAVHLAARSGHADVVKLLLDSGAERDASDINSARAIQLAAESGRTEVIRLLLQRGADAHVIGPDGRNLLHKAAANGFTESCRILVAAGVSVNAVDKSMKRLTPFDLALMGKHKSCVDFLTSCGGHTTGHFYRSASLIQAWWKFKRSEHREGIAREHATLVLQCSARQLLARVHARRMKDLQKRVENRAACVIQKHWKAYIAQKRRYEASYAMLKAKLAKEREKALVALKLIREQEHSSVVPPINIPSAYYPKRRLVIAPSPPMRNASDESQVVEGAKCPPIVEEEKKETAKVEEVEETPPPPPSPRKEVKLPEIESSQTFFLSKSKKSNGRERGIVATLEKQNSTLLQSVMERDREIQRLREENRRLSSLQQFQARELAVIRERVQVKQMTIDPSPPLTGRATQLHSGETSVSNTSLHSFVAANAKRRQQVERKSQKAKRNEKQERKESEHKLRIDQYKERCEELRRVIQAIKEMQAMLKSQNGRQAMKESRAELKDKIKAALEDVIRLRSEIDALESQIK
- the LOC136190385 gene encoding S-methyl-5'-thioadenosine phosphorylase-like yields the protein MATSVKIGIIGGSGVEDASVFEIEDRKEMIVETPFGPPSDKLITGKVSGIDCVFLSRHAKGHKIMPSRINYRANIHALKSLGCTHILATNAHGSLRENVHPGTLVFPTQFIDRTTSRRQTFFDNSTEAYPGVCHVPMAEPFCLETRQILVDVCQKENIDHYKIEATTVTIEGPRFSTRAESKLFRSWGADIIGMTTVPEVVLAKEASMCYCCIALPTDYDSWKEEEEGVTVQHVVDMFKSNVTKAAKLIHAAIPVIAARDWTQKLKHLKDVVDQAVMG
- the LOC136190387 gene encoding calcyphosin-like protein; the protein is MAATSRHEYEMKMKCKKAATKTTDPVELLRLKCLERGASGIKGLGRTFRIMDDDGNKKLDYREFEKGIYDYGLDLEPEEIKAMFQKFDTDRSGTLDFDEFLKALRPPMNKARKSIILKAFHKLDKSGDGVITTEDLKGTYNANQHPKFRNGEWTEEKVFLSFLSNFDSPDDPDGKVTREEFINYYSGVSASIDSDAYFDLMMRSAWKLG
- the LOC136190382 gene encoding probable ATP-dependent RNA helicase DDX10 isoform X1 is translated as MPRGKGRRKLRRDDETRELRDVSSQLETVNSAEIVKFSDIPLSKKSLDGLRESGYSEVTEIQREAIPLALQGRDVLGAAKTGSGKTLAFLIPVLERLWAGQWTPLDGVVALIISPTRELAYQIFEVLCKVGKNHDFSGGLVIGGKNLKEEQERIQKTNILVCTPGRLLQHMDQTAHFYCDNLQLLVLDEADRILDLGFSHAINAIIENLPKKRQTLLFSATQTRSVRDLARLSLRDPEYVSVHENARFSTPHQLKQKYIVCDLPEKLNVLFSFLKSHTKLKLLIFLSSCKQVKFVYETFRRLRPGLPIMALYGRQKQLKRMAIYEDFCRRSAAALFATDVAARGLDFPAVHWVVQVDCPENVDTYIHRVGRTARYEKDGQALLILMPSESEGMLKVLEEKRIPIEEIQINPKKVFSVTSKLAAFCAQDTEMKHWAQRTFVTYLKSVYLQSNKDIFNIEKLPTDEFALSLGLSAAPKIRFKKESTRHDVCKFDFCGDDDDEEDDEDTELLKLKPVSATELTETEDFFDDDEPPRDNVRKKTKGSAIKAVTRVQAAKKLKRKRVQLNTKIVFDEEGQVLMEMKCGGEEDSGGIDVAEAESGLRKADRDDVDRERERVKAKHKAQKKRKRRHDNSDNDEEKETSGSKKKLVSSDEGNLEQLALKLLSNT
- the LOC136190382 gene encoding probable ATP-dependent RNA helicase DDX10 isoform X2, with protein sequence MPRGKGRRKLRRDDETRELRDVSSQLETVNSAEIVKFSDIPLSKKSLDGLRESGYSEVTEIQREAIPLALQGRDVLGAAKTGSGKTLAFLIPVLERLWAGQWTPLDGVVALIISPTRELAYQIFEVLCKVGKNHDFSGGLVIGGKNLKEEQERIQKTNILVCTPGRLLQHMDQTAHFYCDNLQLLVLDEADRILDLGFSHAINAIIENLPKKRQTLLFSATQTRSVRDLARLSLRDPEYVSVHENARFSTPHQLKQKYIVCDLPEKLNVLFSFLKSHTKLKLLIFLSSCKQVKFVYETFRRLRPGLPIMALYGRQKQLKRMAIYEDFCRRSAAALFATDVAARGLDFPAVHWVVQVDCPENVDTYIHRVGRTARYEKDGQALLILMPSESEGMLKVLEEKRIPIEEIQINPKKVFSVTSKLAAFCAQDTEMKHWAQRTFVTYLKSVYLQSNKDIFNIEKLPTDEFALSLGLSAAPKIRFKKESTRHDVCKFDFCGDDDDEEDDEDTELLKLKPVSATELTETEDFFDDDEPPRDNVRKKTKGSAIKAVTRVQAAKKLKRKRVQLNTKIVFDEEGQVLMEMKCGGEEDSGGIDVAEAESGLRKADRDDVDRERERVKAKHKAQKKRKRRHDNSDNDEEKETSGKKKLVSSDEGNLEQLALKLLSNT